The following coding sequences lie in one Aspergillus puulaauensis MK2 DNA, chromosome 3, nearly complete sequence genomic window:
- a CDS encoding putative secondary metabolism biosynthetic enzyme (COG:I;~EggNog:ENOG410PV4N;~InterPro:IPR036291,IPR026055,IPR013120;~PFAM:PF07993;~antiSMASH:Cluster_3.6;~go_function: GO:0080019 - fatty-acyl-CoA reductase (alcohol-forming) activity [Evidence IEA]), giving the protein MTSPQCNFEYAQSFAEQTIFLTGSTGGVGGCLLYQLAVQLPTKKIYTLCRGSKENAIAKWKKSMGNCANTILATEKIVFVLGDILLPNYGLSEHDLISVRNDTTAIFHSAASIALNNDLAEAIEQNCLPSLELARMATSFPKLKLLVQMSTAYVNTFLPDGKVLEKIYTDVAEQDPEQELQHILKTGGHPNTTQYSWPYAHSKHLMERLLQHRHSDLPILIIRPSIIGPAIRHPFPHYGPPGSNPASTFVRIFLSSGPDPMIFHTPKGRTSGTNILDEVPVDWVANIALLHFAAGSLGIVHAGAQLYIPRKLDDFLGAMQDNSRKVASPQQLPKIIFCSDHSVEQCFLAELFQICTNDWDFDCQRSSQFKGLAGPLSIRIDGHDVIKFTESRVQAISKEVVSAIYSAKL; this is encoded by the coding sequence ATGACGAGTCCTCAATGCAATTTCGAATACGCTCAATCATTTGCAGAGCAgaccatcttcctcaccGGTAGCACTGGTGGTGTGGGAGGATGCCTTCTGTATCAACTTGCGGTACAGCTTCCTACGAAGAAGATATATACTTTGTGTCGTGGCTCCAAAGAAAACGCAATAGCGaaatggaagaagagcatgggCAACTGTGCAAATACTATTCTCGCGACTGAGAAGATCGTGTTCGTCCTGGGGGATATATTGTTACCCAACTACGGCCTCAGCGAGCATGACCTCATAAGTGTACGCAATGATACAACAGCAATATTCCACTCGGCTGCGAGCATCGCATTGAACAATGACCTTGCAGAAGCGATTGAGCAGAACTGCCTTCCCTCCTTGGAGCTCGCACGAATGGCCACCTCCTTTCCCAAACTGAAGCTTCTTGTACAAATGTCTACCGCGTATGTCAACACGTTCCTGCCCGATGGCAAGGTCCTTGAAAAGATATATACCGATGTTGCAGAACAAGACCCTGAACAGGAACTGCAGCATATCCTGAAAACTGGAGGCCATCCAAACACTACCCAATACAGTTGGCCATATGCACACTCAAAACACCTCATGGAGCGTCTCTTACAGCATCGCCACAGTGACCTCCCTATCCTCATCATACGGCCAAGCATCATCGGCCCAGCTATCCGTCACCCGTTCCCTCACTATGGACCTCCTGGCTCGAACCCGGCATCCACGTTTGTCCGTATCTTCCTGTCCAGTGGCCCCGACCCGATGATTTTCCATACCCCCAAAGGCCGAACAAGTGGGACGAATATCCTCGACGAAGTCCCTGTCGATTGGGTTGCCAATATCGCTTTACTACACTTCGCCGCTGGGTCTCTTGGAATCGTGCACGCAGGGGCCCAGCTTTATATCCCTCGCAAATTAGACGATTTCCTAGGCGCTATGCAAGATAATTCCCGAAAAGTTGCCTCCCCACAACAGCTTCCAAAAATTATTTTCTGCTCTGATCATTCCGTCGAACAGTGCTTTTTGGCGGAGCTGTTCCAGATATGTACGAACGATTGGGATTTCGATTGTCAACGCTCGTCGCAGTTTAAGGGGCTGGCAGGGCCGCTTAGTATAAGGATAGATGGGCATGATGTGATTAAGTTTACTGAGAGCCGGGTGCAGGCAATTTCTAAAGAGGTTGTGTCTGCTATATACTCTGCTAAGCTGTAA
- a CDS encoding uncharacterized protein (COG:G;~EggNog:ENOG410PJTS;~InterPro:IPR020846,IPR011701,IPR036259;~PFAM:PF07690;~SMCOG1005:Drug resistance transporter, EmrB/QacA;~TransMembrane:14 (i17-38o58-78i85-107o119-137i144-162o174-194i215-236o248-265i286-307o347-366i373-392o398-421i441-462o506-531i);~antiSMASH:Cluster_3.6;~go_function: GO:0022857 - transmembrane transporter activity [Evidence IEA];~go_process: GO:0055085 - transmembrane transport [Evidence IEA]) — translation MTALQHNTDWNVSRSDVFLIGSLTLLSLMAAFDATILIPTLPVGNAQSLNGTASDTFWAGTSFLLANAVCQPVIAAISEIFGRRALLIIMILVFSLGTALACSAHAFPQLLAGRSVQGIGAGGIFSMVLAIFTDLIPLRLRPKYWAAIQGAWAVGTVVGPVIGGACAHPQTWRWVFYINFPLCAISLVAVLLLYRPEGSFGTRTQESFLTKSHRLDFVGYGLFLGSTTSFLIGITWGGVQYNWDSAQVIVPIILGLAGIAFTITWEKWGTESPFLPIWIFEDFRTTATYLGGMLQGLIVRSVAQSILHFQRAENTDGPFQLFAEAYYIAVYLEGVKLFDPLKTGLSSLPMTAGMLPVSVIAGVLMTHTGRYRWCLWIGWPLTTLASGLLVLLKSDTNTVVWVILLIIAGIGHGFLLGPGLFAAQASCTQDDVAVATSLYSFLRSFGMCLGVATGGTIFQNVLKGNLRDDGFPGWIATDATAYAQKLRNMMDTGEKPFMRQMIQDDFALGFQAVMVLLTGVGAVGFGLSLFVKKRVMN, via the exons ATGACAGCTCTTCAACACAACACTGACTGGAATGTATCCAGGTCAGACGTGTTCCTGATTGGAAGTTTGACGTTGTTATCATTGATGGCGGCTTTTGACGCTACAATTCTGATTCCCACACTGCCAGTAGGAAACG CACAAAGCCTCAATGGAACCGCCAGCGATACATTTTGGGCGGGAACTTCATTCCTTCTCGCAAACGCCGTCTGCCAACCAGTCATCGCAGCTATCTCCGAAATCTTCGGACGTCGGGCCCTGCTTATCATCATGATTCTGGTGTTCTCCCTTGGGACGGCTCTAGCATGTTCTGCGCACGCTTTCCCGCAACTCCTCGCAGGCCGCTCCGTACAGGGTATTGGCGCAGGAGGAATTTTCTCCATGGTGCTGGCTATATTCACAGATCTTATTCCTCTTCGACTGCGACCAAAGTATTGGGCTGCGATACAAGGGGCTTGGGCCGTGGGAACGGTCGTGGGGCCAGTTATCGGCGGCGCATGCGCGCATCCTCAAACGTGGCGGTGGGTTTTTTACATTAATTTTCCACTGTGTGCTATTTCGTTGGTGGCTGTTCTATTGTTGTATCGGCCCGAAGGGTCTTTTGGCACAAGGACGCAAGAATCATTTCTAACAAAGTCACATCGGCTCGATTTCGTTGGTTATGGGTTGTTTCTGGGCAGTACGACCAGCTTTTTAATCGGAATTACATGGGGAGGCGTACAGTACAACTGGGATTCCGCACAAGTTATTGTTCCAATAATCCTAGGATTAGCAGGGATCGCCTTCACAATTACATGGGAGAAGTGGGGAACGGAGAGTCCTTTTCTGCCGATTTGGATTTTTGAAGATTTTCGAACGACAGCAACGTATCTTGGTGGGATGCTCCAAGGTTTAATTGTGCGTTCGGTCGCGCAATCCATCTTGCATTTCCAGAGAGCAGAAAATACTGACGGACCATTCCAGCTCTTTGCCGAAGCGTACTACATCGCTGTTTACCTCGAAGGCGTGAAACTCTTCGACCCCTTGAAAACAGGCTTAAGTAGCCTCCCCATGACCGCCGGCATGCTTCCAGTCTCCGTCATTGCCGGAGTCCTCATGACACATACAGGCAGGTACCGATGGTGTCTATGGATCGGCTGGCCACTTACCACACTCGCATCTGggctcctcgtcctcctcaaaTCAGATACCAACACAGTTGTCTGGGTGATACTGTTGATTATAGCGGGTATAGGACATGGTTTCCTTTTGGGCCCAGGGTTGTTTGCTGCGCAGGCTTCTTGTACTCAGGACGATGTTGCTGTAGCGACGTCACTATATAGCTTTTTGCGCAGCTTCGGGATGTGCCTTGGTGTTGCTACAGGAGGCACGATATTTCAGAATGTGCTGAAGGGTAATTTGAGAGATGATGGGTTTCCCGGATGGATTGCGACGGACGCGACGGCATATGCGCAGAAGTTAAGAAATATGATGGATACCGGGGAGAAACCATTCATGAGGCAGATGATTCAGGATGATTTTGCTCTGGGTTTTCAGGCGGTTATGGTCTTGTTGACGGGTGTCGGGGCTGTGGGATTTGGTCTAAGTCTTTTTGTTAAGAAAAGAGTTATGAATTGA
- a CDS encoding MFS transporter (COG:G;~EggNog:ENOG410PNE5;~InterPro:IPR011701,IPR036259;~PFAM:PF07690;~TransMembrane:12 (i32-50o103-122i131-154o160-184i196-218o224-246i307-331o343-364i384-406o412-433i445-465o471-492i);~antiSMASH:Cluster_3.6;~go_function: GO:0022857 - transmembrane transporter activity [Evidence IEA];~go_process: GO:0055085 - transmembrane transport [Evidence IEA]) — protein MTSMEGASIDNASEFTPLLSNRPKDERNPSRLQRRVTPLLCVFAFIMMLGDNLQPAALTQVIEHAICGDYYTMRSPPTGVSATTIDPCKAQAVQQELALVRGYQQLVPVFAALVCTVPYGLLAERIGRKRVLVLSGAGVCAALAWVLAVCFWRFASLRWVWLSGAFLFVGGGDAVTSSLVHIMVTDAAPPAERAQIFLFLHAADVLAGFCGPAISAALMEKGHAWTVLLLAVAALFAGTFLLTPFIPETLGFRADYGGPSSSSSPTPAIASDPSSEPPAKITTSSLWARISRALAPSLRVLTSNQQALLLLGIFAPQTAARDLFTMIGLQYSRTKFTLPYSRGNVLLSLFQGTQGLVVLCLLPLVTRYIADPRGWTPWARDRRYAISSIALTACGLLAIAAAPGLAVEAAGLLLVACGSCTTGLLMSLLGAAVQPAQVSTVYSAALMLSIVVSSVAGLVANALLVEGFGRGGVWMGLPFALAAVVMAGVAGASVGISKEKPGICEGGDGDE, from the coding sequence ATGACCTCGATGGAGGGAGCCAGCATTGACAATGCCTCTGAATTCACCCCCCTCCTCTCCAATCGTCCCAAAGACGAGCGGAACCCGTCCAGGCTGCAGCGGCGCGTCACGCCTCTGCTCTGCGTCTTTGCATTCATCATGATGCTGGGCGATAACCTCCAGCCCGCAGCACTAACACAAGTCATAGAGCACGCGATCTGCGGTGATTACTACACGATGCGGTCACCTCCCACCGGGGTCTCCGCGACGACAATCGATCCGTGCAAGGCGCAGGCAGTTCAGCAAGAGCTAGCGCTCGTCCGCGGCTACCAGCAACTGGTGCCGGTCTTCGCCGCACTGGTGTGCACGGTGCCGTACGGCCTCCTAGCAGAGCGCATCGGTCGCAAGCGCGTGCTTGTCTTGAGCGGCGCGGGCGTCTGCGCCGCGCTGGCCTGGGTGCTGGCCGTGTGTTTCTGGCGGTTCGCGAGTCTGCGCTGGGTCTGGCTGTCCGGCgcctttctcttcgttgGAGGCGGGGACGCCGTCACCTCCAGCCTCGTGCATATCATGGTCACTGACGCGGCACCCCCCGCGGAGCGTGCCCAGATCTTCCTGTTCCTCCATGCGGCCGACGTGCTCGCGGGCTTTTGTGGGCCCGCTATCAGCGCCGCGTTGATGGAGAAGGGCCACGCCTGGACGGTTCTACTgctggctgtggctgcgcTCTTTGCAGGCACCTTTCTGCTGACGCCGTTTATTCCGGAAACTCTAGGCTTCAGGGCTGACTACGGCGgtccctcgtcctcgtcctcgcccACACCCGCGATCGCATCAGATCCGTCCTCAGAACCCCCCGCCAAaatcaccacctcctccctctggGCCCGCATCTCCCGGGCCCTCGCTCCCTCCCTTCGCGTACTCACCTCAAACCAACAAGCactgctcctcctcggcatcttcGCCCCCCAAACTGCCGCCCGAGACCTCTTCACAATGATCGGCCTTCAATACTCCCGCACAAAATTCACCCTCCCCTACAGCCGCGGGAACGtgctcctctccctcttccaagGCACCCAGGGTCTCGTCGTCCTTtgcctcctcccccttgTTACGCGGTACATCGCCGACCCGCGCGGATGGACGCCCTGGGCGCGCGACCGCCGCTAcgccatctcatccattGCACTGACGGCGTGCGGACTCCTGGCCATTGCAGCGGCGCCGGGATTAGCAGTTGAAGCTGCAGGTTTGCTGCTTGTGGCGTGCGGGAGCTGCACGACGGGCCTCTTGATGAGCCTGCTTGGTGCGGCGGTGCAGCCGGCCCAGGTGAGTACCGTTTATAGCGCGGCGCTTATGCTGAGTATTGTTGTTTCGAGCGTGGCGGGCCTAGTGGCGAATGCGCTGCTTGTGGAGGGGTTTGGAAGAGGGGGGGTGTGGATGGGGCTGCCGTTTGCTCTTGCGGCGGTGGTTATGGCGGGTGTAGCGGGTGCGAGTGTGGGTATTAGCAAGGAGAAGCCTGGGATTTGTGAGGGTGGGGATGGGGACGAGTGA
- a CDS encoding uncharacterized protein (COG:G;~EggNog:ENOG410PFE6;~InterPro:IPR020846,IPR011701,IPR036259;~PFAM:PF07690,PF00083;~SMCOG1169:sugar transport protein;~TransMembrane:12 (i38-63o75-95i107-125o131-151i163-182o194-214i271-297o309-334i355-374o386-408i420-441o447-468i);~antiSMASH:Cluster_3.6;~go_function: GO:0022857 - transmembrane transporter activity [Evidence IEA];~go_process: GO:0055085 - transmembrane transport [Evidence IEA]) translates to MTLEATRAGVAKEASPVIQDLEATDPLLPQNWSKTRKWLILIALSLMSLMVNMSLVICSPASTAMAQEFNNYDEFLSVFFITVPNLGEIIAPLYIGPLSERLGRAPICHFFNFTFLIFTMIAGFSNSFAMVIVFRFLAGASVSSICLNPAITGDLFTIEERGSAMSLTSLIPILGTAVGPIVGGYITQYLNWRWTFWLMAIVSATLAINMAVVLKETYVPVIRRKVRCDRAAAAAAVTPRQTYFQGWGMTTVKALALLAVRPFVILSQSRIAVLMGLYLALLFAYISLLAATLATVFQEAYGFSESQSGLIYIAMTIGTLSGAIMCRFTLDYFLLRGFSFKQPDQAVPPRPENRLIPILPAMVAFPVGLFLYGWSVEKRLHWTVPALATLLCGFSLSSSTTPIMNYLVDIFGDRSASAVAAVLPLRYVGGAFMPVAAPYMYGRLGYGWGNSLLGFVLLVALPAPYLVVVHPQRMRALTAVREG, encoded by the exons ATGACCCTCGAGGCCACCCGCGCAGGGGTCGCAAAAGAAGCAAGCCCGGTGattcaggatctggaagccACCGATCCCTTGCTGCCGCAGAACTGGTCGAAGACACGGAAATGGCTTATTCTGATTGCTCTGTCCCTGATGTCCCTGATGGT GAACATGTCGCTGGTCATCTGCTCACCAGCCAGCACTGCAATGGCCCAAGAGTTCAATAATTACGACGAATTCCTGTCAGTGTTCTTCATTACCGTGCCTAATCTCGGAGAAATCATCGCTCCCCTCTACATTGGCCCGCTGTCTGAGAGACTGGGGCGCGCGCCCATCTGTCatttcttcaacttcaccttcctcatcttcacgATGATTGCGGGCTTCAGTAACAGCTTCGCTATGGTCATCGTGTTCAGGTTCCTCGCAGGGGCATCGGTCTCGTCGATTTGCCTGAACCCAGCGATCACAGGCGATTTGTTCACCATAGAAGAGCGGGGATCCGCCATGTCGCTGACCAGTCTGATTCCCATCCTCGGCACTGCCGTGGGCCCCATTGTGGGCGGCTATATTACACAGTACCTCAATTGGCGCTGGACTTTCTGGCTGATGGCGATTGTCAGCGCCACTCTCGCGATCAACATGGCCGTCGTCCTCAAGGAAACCTACGTGCCCGTGATCCGCCGCAAGGTACGCTGTGAccgggcagcagcagcagcagcagtcactCCGCGACAAACGTACTTTCAAGGGTGGGGCATGACAACGGTCAAGGCGCTGGCCCTCCTCGCGGTACGCCCATTTGTCATACTGAGCCAGTCTCGAATCGCCGTGCTGATGGGACTGTACCTGGCCCTCCTCTTTGCCTACATTTCGCTCCTCGCGGCGACGCTAGCCACCGTCTTTCAAGAAGCCTACGGCTTCTCGGAAAGCCAGTCGGGTCTGATCTACATCGCTATGA CGATCGGCACCCTGAGCGGTGCAATCATGTGCCGCTTTACACTCGACTACTTTCTCCTCCGCGGGTTTTCCTTCAAACAGCCAGATCAAGCAGTTCCCCCGCGCCCTGAAAATCGCCTGATCCCTATCCTCCCGGCGATGGTGGCCTTCCCCGTCGGCCTGTTCCTGTACGGATGGTCGGTGGAGAAGCGGCTGCATTGGACAGTCCCGGCCTTGGCAACGCTGCTGTGTGGATTCTCCCTTTCCAGCAGCACCACTCCAATCATGAATTACCTTGTGGATATCTTTGGTGATCGCTCGGCGTCGGCTGTGGCCGCCGTGCTGCCCCTCCGCTATGTAGGCGGCGCCTTCATGCCGGTGGCGGCCCCGTATATGTACGGCCGGCTAGGGTATGGCTGGGGCAACTCCCTGTTGGGCTTTGTGCTTCTTGTTGCGTTGCCCGCGCCTTACCTGGTGGTTGTCCACCCGCAGCGGATGCGGGCGCTGACGGCTGTCAGAGAGGGTTGA
- a CDS encoding sulfotransferase family protein (COG:S;~EggNog:ENOG410PFKR;~InterPro:IPR040632,IPR027417;~PFAM:PF17784;~antiSMASH:Cluster_3.6), with translation MATYKFHDVVKTVTRIDRRHGKRQVPMKVLALGLCRTGTDSLRQALRALGYNDTYHGYMAALENPRDCELWYEALRAKYDGIGNPFGREDFDQLLGNCQAVCDFPAAAFSRELIEAYPEAKVILTDRDIDEWHSSVQRTFEPLLFHPLFAIMQFLENVFVMHTRWLRPTWTKIWTHYFQGNFEANGRKAFEAHYAAVKEMVPAENLLVYKVSEGWEPLCKFLGQSVPPQPYPTGNHVSVFQQRFRDAIFYNGKEMIEKLGKIISIYLCFKWLLKAMKRSLVGSVGLRMITKFLLSRQKPVQ, from the exons ATGGCAACATACAAATTCCACGATGTTGTCAAAACAGTCACCAGAATCGATCGACGACATGGTAAACGCCAAGTTCCCATGAAAGTCCTAGCGCTCGGTCTCTGCCGGACGGGAACTGATT CATTGAGGCAGGCTTTAAGGGCATTGGGTTACAATGACACATATCATGGCTATATGGCAGCCCTGGAGAACCCTCGTGATTGCGAGCTGTGGTATGAAGCACTTCGAGCGAAATACGATGGCATTGGAAACCCTTTTGGTCGGGAGGACTTTGACCAGCTGTTGGGCAACTGCCAAGCTGTGTGTGACTTTCcggctgctgctttctcaCGAGAGCTGATAGAAGCATACCCCGAAGCCAAGGTTATACTCACGGATAGGGACATCGATGAATGGCACAG CTCTGTACAAAGGACCTTCGAACCacttctcttccatcccCTATTCGCAATAATGCAGTTCCTGGAAAATGTGTTTGTCATGCACACGCGCTGGTTGCGACCCACATGGACAAAAATATGGACGCACTATTTCCAGGGCAACTTCGAGGCAAACGGACGCAAGGCTTTCGAGGCCCACTATGCCGCCGTGAAGGAAATGGTACCCGCCGAGAACTTGCTGGTATACAAGGTTAGCGAGGGTTGGGAACCACTATGCAAATTTCTTGGACAATCTGTTCCACCGCAACCGTATCCCACAGGGAATCATGTATCGGTATTCCAGCAGCGTTTTCGAGATGCGATATTCTATAACGGGAAGGAGATGATTGAAAAGCTAGGGAAGATTATTTCGATCTATTTGTGTTTCAAGTGGCTGTTGAAAGCCATGAAACGGTCGTTGGTTGGTTCGGTTGGCCTACGGATGATAACCAAGTTTCTTCTGTCCCGACAGAAACCGGTCCAGTAA